From a single Miscanthus floridulus cultivar M001 chromosome 8, ASM1932011v1, whole genome shotgun sequence genomic region:
- the LOC136471321 gene encoding vegetative cell wall protein gp1-like, producing MDRPPHLVIDLNEAPSPPPSDTPPAQAPSPPRQLAPPVQAPLPLPPPPPPQQLPPLLPPQLPLGAPNQQARLQQEALDVVLRFHRPLELRNTPFGPIGNVPAGLLPCLGLPLLPLPPPAPHPGEAGCGNPLPPCSSCGLPEILGGTLVCDACERGFHPSCVRVWPPLLPPPPPPGPPGARRPRAAANEDWICPECERRGARSTRWKLGAVELDINAAPPEDPVAVIANDIRRQLLELFLIITIIDYIDSILLAIELLILTGYESE from the coding sequence ATGGATCGCCCGCCGCATCTCGTCATCGACCTCAACGAggccccgtcgccgccgccgagcgACACCCCGCCGGCGCAGGCCCCGTCGCCGCCGCGGCAGTTGGCTCCGCCGGTCCAAGCCCCGCTGCCGctgcctccgccaccgccgccgcagcagcttcCTCCTCTGCTGCCGCCGCAGCTGCCCCTGGGTGCGCCCAACCAACAGGCGCGGCTCCAGCAGGAGGCGCTCGATGTGGTGCTTCGGTTCCACCGCCCCCTCGAGCTGAGGAATACTCCCTTTGGGCCCATAGGGAACGTGCCCGCCGGCTTGCTCCCTTGTCTTGGGCTGCCGCTGCTCCCTCTGCCGCCGCCGGCGCCTCACCCGGGGGAGGCGGGCTGTGGCAACCCGCTGCCCCCCTGCTCGTCCTGCGGCCTCCCGGAGATTCTGGGGGGAACCTTGGTCTGCGACGCGTGTGAAAGGGGGTTCCATCCCAGCTGCGTCCGCGTCTGGCCGCCTCTCCTCCCCCCGCCCCCGCCACCCGGCCCCCCTGGCGCGCGGCGGCCCCGCGCCGCTGCGAACGAGGACTGGATCTGCCCTGAGTGCGAGAGGCGTGGCGCTCGCTCCACCCGCTGGAAGCTGGGTGCAGTTGAGCTTGACATCAACGCTGCTCCGCCGGAGGACCCCGTCGCAGTCATCGCCAACGACATCCGCAGGCAGTTACTTGAGCTCTTTTTAATTATTACTATTATTGATTATATCGATAGTATATTATTGGCCATCGAACTCCTTATTCTTACTGGCTATGAGTCTGAGTAA